The bacterium genome contains a region encoding:
- a CDS encoding sulfatase: protein MARRLSPARAFGAGFAAGLAVWAIELAGAYLAAEPGSFFIVRKHAGYAALFAADIAALVALFVPLPSVAARAAMAAMTLFAAQFAIFGARLALENGYETHANPVSIAVAAFAGALGIGGFFLVRRVADRAHAPIVFAAPFVLAAALAAVLPRSFTDDAVFDRLARAESSESAAPAAKPPAGAPNVLLVVVDTLRVDAIGAYGNNKARTPNIDALAARGVLFRDVTSVSSWTRPVMASILTGLRPREHKVNALTGTMDAAHWTIAERARNAGFATIGVVTNPILKSHFGFGHGFAVFDDTTQATDAAWFMSGYPVARAMGLAPRGKTTRKINDAERAVNRLLRAVDARGDAPYFAWLHLMDPHAPYELHEDLTVLPKNAPMLRFFYQYDDRDRDLLRKVPLAKALYRSLYDGEVAYTDRAIGRLFAELKARHDLSNTVVVFTSDHGEQFLEHDGLLHGYSLYQEEVRVPLIVAGPGIEPAVVDAPRSNIGLAKLLLALAGIENADRDPAALMTPDDPVYSEVDAVLHDIEVHLSAARMGDWKAIRDLGDRKEIGGGTIAGLFDLANDPGERKNWMMANPDRLAEFERLFNDFDARYRRARDAGKPLDPRQAEALRSLGYLH, encoded by the coding sequence ATGGCGCGCCGCCTATCCCCCGCCCGCGCGTTCGGCGCGGGCTTCGCCGCGGGCCTGGCCGTCTGGGCGATCGAGCTGGCCGGCGCGTATCTCGCCGCCGAGCCCGGATCGTTTTTCATCGTCCGCAAACACGCGGGATACGCCGCGCTATTCGCGGCTGATATTGCCGCGCTCGTCGCGCTATTCGTGCCGTTGCCATCCGTCGCCGCGCGCGCGGCGATGGCCGCGATGACGCTGTTTGCCGCGCAGTTTGCGATCTTTGGCGCGCGCCTTGCCCTTGAAAACGGATACGAAACGCACGCCAACCCGGTCTCGATCGCCGTGGCGGCCTTCGCGGGCGCGCTCGGAATCGGCGGGTTTTTCCTTGTTCGCCGCGTCGCCGATCGCGCACACGCGCCGATCGTTTTCGCGGCGCCGTTTGTCCTCGCGGCCGCCCTGGCCGCCGTGTTGCCGCGCTCGTTCACCGACGATGCCGTCTTCGATCGGCTGGCGCGCGCGGAAAGCAGCGAATCCGCCGCACCGGCGGCGAAGCCGCCCGCGGGCGCGCCGAACGTGCTGCTCGTCGTCGTCGATACGCTGCGCGTGGACGCGATCGGTGCCTACGGCAATAACAAGGCGCGCACGCCCAACATCGACGCTCTCGCGGCCCGGGGCGTGTTGTTTCGCGACGTGACGTCCGTCAGCTCGTGGACGCGCCCGGTCATGGCGAGCATCCTCACCGGCCTTCGCCCGCGCGAACACAAGGTCAATGCGCTCACCGGCACGATGGACGCCGCGCACTGGACGATCGCCGAGCGCGCGCGCAACGCGGGATTCGCGACCATCGGCGTGGTGACAAACCCGATCCTCAAAAGCCACTTCGGCTTCGGGCACGGCTTCGCGGTTTTTGACGACACGACGCAGGCGACCGACGCCGCGTGGTTCATGTCGGGCTATCCGGTCGCGCGCGCGATGGGGCTTGCACCGCGCGGCAAGACGACGCGCAAGATCAACGACGCCGAGCGCGCGGTGAATCGCTTGCTTCGCGCCGTCGATGCGCGCGGCGACGCGCCGTATTTCGCGTGGCTGCATCTCATGGACCCGCACGCGCCCTACGAGCTGCACGAGGACCTGACCGTCCTTCCGAAAAACGCGCCGATGTTGCGTTTTTTCTATCAGTACGACGATCGCGACCGCGATCTGCTTCGCAAGGTGCCGCTTGCCAAGGCGCTTTACCGCTCGCTGTACGACGGCGAGGTCGCCTATACCGACCGCGCGATCGGGCGGCTTTTCGCCGAGCTTAAGGCGCGCCACGACTTATCGAACACCGTCGTCGTTTTCACGTCCGACCACGGCGAGCAATTCCTGGAGCATGACGGCTTGCTGCACGGCTATTCGCTGTACCAGGAAGAGGTGCGCGTGCCGCTCATCGTCGCCGGTCCCGGGATCGAACCGGCTGTTGTTGACGCGCCGCGCTCGAATATCGGCCTTGCGAAGTTACTGTTGGCGCTAGCGGGGATTGAAAACGCGGATCGCGATCCCGCCGCGCTTATGACGCCGGACGATCCGGTCTATTCCGAGGTCGATGCCGTGTTGCACGACATCGAGGTGCATCTTTCCGCCGCGCGCATGGGCGATTGGAAGGCGATCCGCGATCTTGGCGATCGGAAGGAGATCGGCGGCGGGACGATCGCCGGCCTCTTCGATCTTGCGAACGATCCCGGCGAACGCAAAAATTGGATGATGGCCAATCCGGATCGGCTGGCGGAATTTGAACGATTGTTCAACGATTTCGACGCGCGTTATCGACGCGCCCGCGACGCGGGCAAGCCGCTCGATCCGCGTCAGGCCGAGGCGCTGCGTTCGCTCGGCTACCTCCACTAA
- a CDS encoding Rne/Rng family ribonuclease, translating to MARELVINVTDSETRIALLESGALAEFHVEYARKLGVVGNVYKGKVIRVLPGMQAAFVEIGLERAAFLYVADVRGHREESAALDETGDVDDTEETIEDELESEDAGGLPIEELLREGQDLMVQVMKEPLGTKGARLSSHISLPGRFLVLMPTMRHVGVSRRIEDEDERRRLKDMIEGFRSDKDYGFIVRTVAEGADDRTLKADYDFLVRLWEQVQDKYRACRAPSLVHTDLSITLRAIRDLMTADVERVVIDNAEEHEQIIGRFGETLPGLEAKIELYQGEEPIFDRYNLEMEISRALQRKVWLKSGGYIVIEQTEALTSIDVNTGRFVGKRNFEETILKTNLEAVKEIGYQLRLRNIGGIIVIDFIDMEKEPNREKVRGALIEELRNDKARTNVLQFSELGLVEMTRKRTRENLVRLLSEPCPYCEGRGFVKNRSTIGSEIFRAIRREARTAPSASITVDVHPTIASMLLESEQHTIGEIESMIARQIVIRENASFHIEQYEIHTG from the coding sequence ATGGCGCGTGAACTCGTCATCAATGTCACCGACTCCGAAACGCGCATCGCGCTTCTGGAAAGCGGCGCCCTTGCGGAATTCCACGTCGAATACGCGCGCAAGCTCGGCGTGGTCGGCAACGTCTACAAGGGCAAGGTGATCCGCGTTCTGCCCGGCATGCAGGCCGCGTTCGTGGAGATCGGCCTTGAGCGCGCGGCGTTCCTGTACGTCGCGGACGTTCGCGGCCATCGCGAGGAGTCCGCCGCGCTCGACGAAACCGGCGACGTGGACGACACCGAGGAAACGATCGAGGACGAACTCGAATCGGAAGACGCCGGCGGCCTGCCGATCGAGGAGCTGCTTCGCGAGGGGCAGGACCTGATGGTGCAGGTGATGAAAGAGCCCCTCGGCACCAAGGGCGCGCGGCTTTCGAGCCACATCAGCCTGCCCGGCCGCTTTCTCGTCCTGATGCCGACCATGCGGCACGTCGGCGTGTCGCGCCGCATCGAGGACGAGGACGAACGGCGCCGCCTGAAAGACATGATCGAGGGATTCCGTTCGGACAAGGACTACGGATTCATCGTGCGCACCGTCGCCGAGGGCGCCGACGACCGCACGCTGAAGGCGGACTACGATTTTCTTGTGCGTCTGTGGGAGCAGGTCCAGGACAAGTACCGCGCCTGCCGCGCGCCGTCGCTCGTGCATACCGACCTCTCGATCACGCTTCGGGCCATCCGCGATCTGATGACCGCGGACGTCGAGCGCGTCGTCATCGACAACGCCGAGGAGCACGAGCAGATCATCGGGCGCTTCGGCGAAACGCTCCCGGGCCTGGAGGCGAAGATCGAGCTGTATCAGGGCGAGGAGCCGATCTTCGACCGCTACAACCTGGAGATGGAAATCAGCCGCGCCTTGCAGCGCAAAGTGTGGCTTAAAAGCGGCGGCTACATCGTCATTGAGCAGACCGAGGCGCTCACGTCGATCGACGTCAACACCGGCCGGTTTGTCGGCAAACGCAACTTCGAGGAAACGATCCTGAAGACGAACCTCGAGGCGGTGAAGGAGATCGGCTATCAGCTTCGCCTGCGCAATATCGGCGGCATCATCGTCATCGATTTCATCGACATGGAAAAGGAGCCGAACCGCGAGAAGGTGCGCGGCGCGCTGATCGAGGAGCTGCGCAACGACAAGGCGCGCACGAACGTGCTGCAGTTCTCCGAACTCGGCCTCGTGGAGATGACCCGCAAACGCACGCGCGAAAATCTCGTGCGCCTGCTCTCGGAGCCGTGCCCTTACTGCGAGGGGCGCGGCTTCGTGAAGAACCGCTCGACGATCGGCTCGGAGATCTTCCGCGCCATCCGGCGCGAGGCGCGCACGGCGCCCTCGGCGTCCATAACGGTGGACGTTCATCCGACGATCGCGAGCATGCTGCTCGAGAGCGAGCAACATACGATCGGCGAGATCGAGTCGATGATCGCGCGGCAGATCGTCATCCGCGAGAACGCGTCGTTCCACATCGAGCAATACGAAATCCACACGGGCTGA
- a CDS encoding DUF2079 domain-containing protein: MSGAGEQNTAPARESAVPETADGRAAHFLALAVLATAFVLAATALGYLAVARYRGLETLWPKDFAIYTQVLHNAREGRGFTHTLISEGSIFRFRSVYILHLHRALLEFASGPLPAAMVRLQAFLVLAGVFAFYALAARVLRSAVMALLVALAFLADPLLHAIVLCDFRLQPLLIALLPILFLAQHARRPVLFAVAAFFTLSVKDHAFVYLLVLALYEFAHERDRRWIAADLGAAALYGLWQALVVPGSLVANIAYGSGTAPLAGAMGAGLLPAQLSAMATQLGLPFVVALFAPFELLGALPSIVKSVLTVWTGPNDMYVYYWSEALAFTFIALPFALKRLGDAVAEARGARDARLLVYALLGGMIAVQAAMIPSNLARWRAEFAPDAADEAAWRLAEIVPRDAPAAADRRNLMALAERKTLYELDDPDRGPLWDEDGTYLLFREEADGTSPVGAWRENPDFVLVSEEAIEGLAPEASEAANGERPGPPARLVLVKKKGRPQ, from the coding sequence GGCGCGGGCGAACAAAACACCGCGCCGGCGCGCGAATCGGCCGTGCCGGAAACGGCCGACGGCCGCGCGGCGCATTTTCTCGCGCTGGCCGTCCTCGCGACGGCGTTTGTCCTTGCGGCGACGGCCCTTGGCTACCTTGCCGTCGCCCGTTACCGCGGACTCGAGACACTCTGGCCCAAGGATTTTGCGATCTACACGCAGGTCCTTCACAACGCGCGGGAGGGGCGGGGCTTCACGCACACGCTTATCAGCGAGGGCTCCATCTTCCGCTTTCGCTCGGTTTATATTCTTCATCTGCACCGCGCGTTGCTGGAGTTCGCCTCCGGTCCGCTGCCAGCGGCGATGGTGCGTCTTCAGGCGTTTCTCGTGCTCGCGGGCGTGTTCGCGTTCTATGCCCTGGCCGCGCGCGTCCTGCGCTCCGCGGTGATGGCGCTTCTTGTCGCGCTCGCGTTTCTGGCCGATCCGCTTTTGCACGCGATCGTGCTTTGCGATTTTCGCCTGCAGCCGCTTCTGATCGCGCTGCTGCCGATCCTGTTCCTGGCGCAGCACGCGCGCCGGCCCGTGCTGTTCGCGGTCGCCGCGTTTTTCACGCTTTCGGTCAAGGATCACGCGTTCGTTTACCTGCTCGTGCTCGCGCTGTACGAATTCGCGCACGAGCGCGACCGGCGATGGATCGCGGCGGATCTGGGCGCGGCGGCGCTTTACGGGCTGTGGCAAGCCCTTGTCGTGCCGGGATCGCTTGTTGCGAATATCGCGTACGGAAGCGGAACGGCGCCGCTTGCCGGCGCGATGGGGGCGGGCCTTTTACCGGCGCAGCTTTCGGCGATGGCGACGCAGCTCGGTTTGCCGTTCGTCGTCGCGCTATTCGCGCCGTTCGAGCTTCTGGGCGCGCTTCCGAGCATCGTCAAAAGCGTGCTGACCGTCTGGACCGGGCCAAACGACATGTACGTCTATTACTGGTCCGAGGCGCTCGCGTTCACCTTCATCGCACTGCCGTTTGCGTTGAAGCGTCTTGGCGACGCGGTCGCGGAGGCACGCGGCGCGCGCGATGCGCGCCTTCTCGTGTACGCCCTCCTGGGCGGGATGATCGCGGTGCAGGCCGCGATGATTCCGTCGAACCTTGCGCGATGGCGAGCCGAATTCGCACCGGACGCAGCGGACGAGGCGGCGTGGCGCCTTGCCGAGATCGTCCCGCGCGACGCGCCCGCCGCGGCGGACCGGCGAAATCTGATGGCGCTCGCCGAGCGCAAAACCTTGTACGAGCTCGACGATCCGGATCGCGGCCCGCTGTGGGACGAAGATGGGACCTATCTGCTGTTTCGCGAGGAGGCGGATGGGACGTCGCCCGTCGGCGCGTGGCGCGAGAATCCGGATTTCGTTCTTGTCTCCGAGGAAGCGATTGAGGGACTGGCTCCGGAAGCGTCGGAGGCCGCCAACGGCGAGCGGCCGGGCCCGCCGGCGCGACTTGTACTCGTCAAAAAAAAGGGCCGCCCCCAATGA